In Fusobacterium hwasookii, a single window of DNA contains:
- the rpsB gene encoding 30S ribosomal protein S2: MSVVSMKQLLEAGVHFGHQAKRWNPKMAKYIFTERNGIHVIDLHKSLKKIEEAYEEMRKIAEDGGKVLFVGTKKQAQEAIKEQAERSGMYYVNSRWLGGMLTNFSTIKKRIERMKELEKMDAEGILDSDYTKKEAAEFRKELSKLSKNLSGIRDMEKAPDAIYVVDVKMEELPVKEAHLLGIPVFAMIDTNVDPDLITYPIPANDDAIRSVKLITSVIANAIVEGNQGIENVEPQSEEVNVEEGSVE, encoded by the coding sequence ATGTCAGTTGTATCAATGAAACAATTATTGGAAGCTGGAGTTCACTTTGGTCACCAAGCTAAAAGATGGAATCCAAAAATGGCTAAGTATATTTTCACAGAAAGAAATGGGATTCATGTAATTGATTTACATAAATCTTTAAAGAAAATAGAAGAAGCTTATGAAGAAATGAGAAAAATAGCTGAAGACGGAGGAAAAGTTCTATTTGTTGGAACTAAGAAACAAGCTCAAGAAGCTATTAAAGAACAAGCAGAAAGATCTGGAATGTACTATGTAAACAGCAGATGGTTAGGTGGAATGCTAACAAACTTCTCTACAATCAAAAAGAGAATTGAAAGAATGAAAGAATTAGAAAAAATGGATGCAGAAGGAATCTTAGATTCAGACTATACTAAAAAAGAAGCTGCTGAATTTAGAAAAGAATTATCTAAACTTTCTAAAAACTTATCTGGAATCAGAGATATGGAAAAAGCTCCAGATGCAATATATGTAGTAGATGTAAAAATGGAAGAATTACCAGTTAAAGAAGCTCACTTATTAGGTATCCCTGTATTTGCTATGATAGATACAAATGTGGATCCTGATTTAATAACTTATCCAATCCCTGCAAATGATGATGCTATAAGATCAGTAAAATTAATTACTTCTGTTATAGCTAATGCAATAGTTGAAGGAAACCAAGGAATAGAAAATGTAGAACCTCAATCAGAAGAAGTAAATGTTGAAGAAGGTTCAGTAGAATAA
- the tsf gene encoding translation elongation factor Ts: protein MAVITAALVKELRERTGAGMLDCKKALESHDGDIEKSIDYLREKGIAKAVKKAGRIAAEGLIFDEATPDHKKAVILEFNSETDFVAINEEFKEFGRKLVKIALERNVHQLEELNEAQVEGDKKVSEALTDLIAKIGENMSLRRLAVVVAKDGFVQTYSHLGGKLGVIVEMSGEPTEVNLEKAKNIAMHVAAMDPKYLSEEEVTAADLEHEKEIARKQLEEEGKPANIIEKILTGKMHKFYEENCLVDQIYVRAENKETVKQYAGDIKVLSFERFKVGDGIEKKEEDFAAEVAAQING, encoded by the coding sequence ATGGCCGTAATAACAGCTGCTTTAGTAAAAGAATTAAGAGAAAGAACAGGAGCAGGAATGCTTGATTGTAAAAAAGCATTAGAATCTCATGATGGAGATATAGAAAAATCAATAGACTACCTAAGAGAAAAAGGTATAGCTAAAGCTGTTAAAAAAGCAGGAAGAATTGCTGCTGAAGGATTAATTTTTGATGAAGCTACTCCTGACCATAAAAAAGCAGTTATATTAGAGTTTAACTCTGAAACTGACTTTGTTGCTATAAACGAAGAATTCAAAGAATTTGGTAGAAAATTAGTAAAAATCGCTTTAGAAAGAAATGTACATCAATTAGAAGAATTAAATGAAGCTCAAGTTGAAGGAGACAAAAAAGTTTCTGAAGCTTTAACAGATTTAATCGCTAAAATTGGTGAAAACATGAGTTTAAGAAGACTAGCTGTTGTAGTTGCAAAAGATGGTTTTGTTCAAACTTACAGCCACTTAGGTGGAAAATTAGGTGTTATAGTTGAAATGTCTGGGGAACCAACAGAAGTAAACTTAGAAAAAGCTAAAAATATAGCAATGCATGTTGCAGCAATGGATCCTAAATATTTATCAGAAGAAGAAGTTACTGCTGCTGACTTAGAACATGAAAAAGAAATTGCTAGAAAACAATTAGAAGAAGAAGGAAAACCTGCTAACATAATTGAAAAAATATTAACAGGAAAAATGCATAAATTCTATGAAGAAAATTGTTTAGTAGATCAAATCTATGTAAGAGCTGAAAACAAAGAAACTGTTAAACAATATGCAGGAGATATTAAAGTTCTATCATTTGAAA